A genomic segment from Fusarium keratoplasticum isolate Fu6.1 chromosome 10, whole genome shotgun sequence encodes:
- a CDS encoding Signal recognition particle subunit SRP72 produces the protein MSPDPAAALSALLRQASIEDHDEMLKAANAAIKAKKDDVVSQHTRIVALLKLDRFDDALRAIAEGSTALLSRCVLEHAYALYKTGKLEEATEVLQSAGIESSRSFKHVAAQVAYRAERFDEARSLYSRLLDTDASDEENDLGINIRATFAQSDWLGYSSVDAITVQDSDGFELCYNAACAHIARGSLETAAELLQRAARLCDASDDLTQEDKKAEMRPILAQQAFVYAKLGKLKEALELYNSLPGSSDEDIDLSLITENNLVALEPNVENPHLLKRKFSSVAAKEEHAKLFKQQSNILRRNKLAIDLQAFKAPGVKSRTEALLENVEHPTTSADAGILSVFNAAASSQGTTGKELLRNIHNLTKKRPLDVGLALTLVQIQLNNGHTGSALSILESFLQRLEKIETPDALDARFSPGLVALLVTLLRAQSRESSAKAELVKAATHWQSRHSTATSLLEEAGIELMKSSNVQDLQLAGSSFQRLINEQQASDIAAAGLVASLAPSNPSHVEQYLGNLPAVDSLIEGIDVTALLGAGVATASSKASQSLKRSAPESAEKTRKRRRKIRLPKNYVEGTKPDPERWLPLRDRSSYRPKGKKGKKKAGETQGGIVKEEETLELVGGGGVKVEKAPPQSSKKKKKGRK, from the exons atgtctccAGAtcctgccgccgccctgAGCGCCTTGCTTCGCCAGGCCTCCATCGAAGACCACGATGAAatgctcaaggccgccaacgctgccatcaaggccaaaAAGGACGACGTCGTTAGCCAGCACACCCGCATTGTTGCCCTACTGAAGCTCGATCGTTTCGACGACGCCCTGCGCGCCATCGCAGAGGGCAGCACCGCCCTACTCTCTCGATGTGTCCTCGAACATGCATACGCACTCTATAAGACAGGaaagctcgaggaggctaCCGAGGTTCTGCAATCTGCCGGTATTGAGAGCAGCCGGAGCTTCAAGCATGTCGCTGCGCAAGTTGCCTATCGAGCTGAACGATTCGACGAAGCACGCTCTTTGTACAGCCGCCTTCTCGACACTGATGCTTCTGATGAGGAGAACGACCTCGGAATTAACATTCGAGCTACCTTTGCGCAATCTGACTGGTTAGGCTACTCGTCAGTGGATGCCATCACGGTTCAAGACTCTGATGGTTTCGAACTATGCTACAATGCTGCTTGTGCGCATATTGCTCGGGGCTCTCTTGAGACTGCCGCTGAGCTTTTGCAACGTGCTGCCAGGCTCTGCGACGCTTCTGATGACCTTACCCAGGAGGATAAGAAGGCTGAGATGCGTCCCATTCTCGCTCAACAGGCATTTGTTTATGCGAAACTGGGCAAGCTTAAGGAGGCCCTCGAGCTATACAATTCACTACCAGGCTCAAG CGACGAGGATATTGATCTCTCGTTGATCACCGAGAACAACCTGGTGGCTCTGGAGCCCAACGTCGAGAACCCCCACTTGCTTAAACGCAAGTTCTCATCAGTGGCAGCAAAAGAAGAGCACGCCAAGCTCTTCAAGCAACAGTCCAATATCCTCCGGCGCAACAAGCTGGCTATCGATCTTCAAGCATTCAAGGCCCCTGGTGTCAAGAGCCGCACCGAGGCTCTCCTTGAGAACGTGGAGCACCCTACGACATCTGCCGACGCAGGCATCCTCTCTGTCTTCAATGCTGCTGCAAGCTCTCAAGGAACCACTGGAAAGGAACTTCTACGGAATATTCACAACCTAACGAAGAAGCGACCTCTCGATGTCGGCCTCGCTTTGACTCTTGTTCAAATACAACTCAACAACGGTCACACCGGCTCGGCACTGTCGATCCTGGAGTCATTCCTGCAACGCCTCGAGAAGATCGAGACTCCTGATGCTTTAGATGCCCGGTTCAGCCCTGGCCTTGTCGCCCTGCTTGTAACACTCCTGCGAGCCCAGAGCCGAGAGTCAtccgccaaggctgagctcgTCAAGGCGGCGACACACTGGCAGTCTCGTCACAGCACTGCTACTTCGCTACTTGAGGAGGCCGGTATCGAGCTGATGAAGTCGTCCAACGTTCAGGACCTGCAGCTTGCTGGTTCTTCGTTCCAGAGACTCATCAACGAACAACAGGCCTCAGatattgctgctgctggtctGGTGGCATCCCTTGCTCCCTCCAACCCTTCCCATGTTGAGCAATACCTCGGAAACCTCCCCGCAGTCGACTCTCTCATCGAAGGCATTGACGTCACTGCCCTTCTCGGTGCCGGTGTCGCCACCGCGAGCAGCAAGGCTTCGCAGTCCCTCAAGCGATCAGCTCCTGAGTCGGCCGAGAAGACACGCAAGCGCCGCAGAAAGATCCGTCTGCCCAAGAACTACGTGGAGGGCACCAAGCCTGACCCTGAGCGATGGCTGCCGCTGCGCGATCGGAGCTCATACCGacccaagggcaagaagggcaagaagaaggctggcgAGACACAGGGAGGCATtgtcaaggaggaagagacgCTGGAGCTCGTAGGCGGAGGAGGCGTCAAGGTGGAAAAGGCGCCTCCCCAAagctccaagaagaagaagaagggtagAAAGTAG